The genomic interval TAGTATCTGACTCCGATTTTTTTCAACTTGCATCATCTTCTTCTGGATTATGGGATAAACCGGCTACCTCGGCGACCTTATCTGGTAATCCAAGGACAAAAAGCACATCGTTAACACAAAATGGTGTGTTTACATTTGGATTGGATAATATTTGTGAGTTTCGACGTATTGCCAATACCGTAACTCCATATTTCTTTCTCATCTCAATTTCAGCGAGACTTTTTCCAACTAAAGGTGACCTTTCAGCAACCCTCAACACACTGACTTCAACATCGGGAAGCTGAAGTTTTAAATCGGCAAAAGATGATGACGCTTTGGAGAGACTTCGAAACATCTCGTAACCATCTGCTCGAACCTCAGCGACCAGCTTTTCGATTTCATCTCTTGGTATAAGATATTTCGCCAAAACCCGGGTAAAGATCTCCACTGATGTCTCAAATTCTTCTGGAATGACTTCGCTGGCTCCTAATTCATACAGAGGCTTCATCTCCTGGAGATAACGGGTTCGGACGATCAAATGAACCTTTGGATTAAGTCTCCGAGCAATTTCGGTAATTCTACGGGTTGCTATGGGATCGTTAATAGCAACTACAACAATTCTCGCATCTTTGATGTTTGCATGCTGAAGCACTGTCTCCTGCGTTGAATCGCCATAGCAAATTGGTTCACCCTGTGCCTGTTCACTCCTCACTGTTTCCGGGTTCATTTCAATGACTGTATAAGGAATGCCCGCTACCCTGGCGGCAAGTGCTACATTCCTACCACTCACTCCGAAGCCGATAATAACAAGGTGGTCTTTTTTGCACACAGCCTCTATCCTTGAAACAGGGTACAATCCCGATCTTAACCTTTTTGGAAACGGAAACCGCAGTATAATATTCGCTACCCGAGGCGCCACGGTTATAATAAATGGTGTCGCCGCCATGGTAAGCACAGAGAAAGTCAGAAACATCTGATAAATATTTCCAGTAAGTAAACCATGTTCAATGCCTGTTCTGGATAGAATGAAAGAAAATTCACCAACCTGGCCGAGCGCAAGACCAACCAGGATTGAAGTGCGTAAAGGGAGTCCTAATAAAACTGCTGCAAAACCGGCAATGATGGATTTTAAAACCAAAACGCTTAGAGCGATCAGCATAATGGTTGCCGGGTGCCTAAAAAGAAAACCTATATCCAGCAGCATGCCGATGGAAACAAAAAAGAAGGTTGTAAAGACATCCC from Deltaproteobacteria bacterium carries:
- a CDS encoding cation:proton antiporter; translated protein: MEIPLLNDIIIIFGLSVAVLFICHQLRVPTIVGFLLTGILAGPYGLGLIKGTHEVETLAEIGVVLLLFTIGIEFSLQRLLQIRKSVLLGGSIQVLLTVLVTFVIANQLGQPIGKSIFLGFLISLSSTAIVLKLLQGRAEVDSPHGRTTLGILIFQDVIIVPMILISPLLAGTTDNPVESVIVLAVKGIGIIGLVIVSAKWIVPQVLYQIARTRSQELFLLSIVVICLAVAWITSSAGLSLALGAFLAGLIVSESEYSHQALGNILPFRDVFTTFFFVSIGMLLDIGFLFRHPATIMLIALSVLVLKSIIAGFAAVLLGLPLRTSILVGLALGQVGEFSFILSRTGIEHGLLTGNIYQMFLTFSVLTMAATPFIITVAPRVANIILRFPFPKRLRSGLYPVSRIEAVCKKDHLVIIGFGVSGRNVALAARVAGIPYTVIEMNPETVRSEQAQGEPICYGDSTQETVLQHANIKDARIVVVAINDPIATRRITEIARRLNPKVHLIVRTRYLQEMKPLYELGASEVIPEEFETSVEIFTRVLAKYLIPRDEIEKLVAEVRADGYEMFRSLSKASSSFADLKLQLPDVEVSVLRVAERSPLVGKSLAEIEMRKKYGVTVLAIRRNSQILSNPNVNTPFCVNDVLFVLGLPDKVAEVAGLSHNPEEDDAS